The genomic window ACGACTCTTACGAGTTTAATGGAATTGAATTAACAACAGTACCGAATATCATCGGAAAAGATGACCGGTATTACTATTACTCAGCCATGTTTAAGGCTGATTTATACATTAAAAGGAGTGAGTTACATGAAACCATTTAAACAACGATTGGAATATAATTTACAATTCTTCGCTCGTCAAAAAAACGCCCTTACATCCTACTTTGTAGCTCCAATCCCTGAAAATGGGGAAGAGCCTGAGTGGATGGAGCTAGCGCGATGGATTTCAAGTGTGACGGATGATTCTGACGAAGGAACAGAGGATATGGGCTATTACGATGGTGATGGCACACCGGAAACAGATGTCATGTCGGTCAAAGAGGCTTATTCGTTTGAGGGAACTTACGACCACACCGATCCTGCCATGAGATTTGTTGCAAGTCTAAAGCGCAATATCGGACAGGCGCGTAAAATCATGATGAAAAAAGTAGAATCGCACGGTGATACGGCTATTGGTCGCGCCACAGTTGCAAACATCGTAGCGTCCGGTGGGGAAGCTACAGAGTATGGTGCGTTTAGCTGCCTAATTTCGTTTGACCGTAAACCAGAAGTAACAGAAAACGAACCAGAAACGGCAGGTATTGAAGCATAATTAAGGAGGGCGTTCTGCCCTCTTACTATTGGAGGAAACTACATGGCTATTAAAATTGAACTTAAAAAACCTGAAATCGACGTCGAGATCGGCGACCTACAGTTTAAATATGATTACTCGGACAAGTTTATTAAAGAGGAAAGTAAAAAAGCAGAGGAAGTCCTTAAGACTCTTAAAAGTATGGATGATCAAACGGACTCAGATGAGATAAACAAGCACTTAAAAATCGGTTTTGATATGTATTTAGGTGAGGGAGCGTTTGAGAAGGTTTATGAATTAGCACCCTCGGTATTGGAAATGATGCGTATTTTCGTAGAATTGCGGAACCACTTAGAAGCAGAGCTTACTAAACGAGGCGAATTGATCGGCAAGACTCAGAAAGAGCGCGCTAAGAAGTATCAAAACAAAAAGAAGTAGGTGAGGCATCTTGTTCTCGCTTGCTTACAGCCTAACCGATGAAATAGAGATCGGTGAACAATCGTATAAATTAGACATGAGCTTTGATAACATCATCCGTTTAATTGATATGATCGGAGATGCAGAGCTTGATGATGACATAAAAGTAGAAACTGGACTTGAAATGTTGATTGGTACCTCGTTAGAGCTGGACTTATCGACTAAATCAAAAGTGTTCCATCAAATATTTGAAAAGGCAGTTGCACAAAAGGAATTAAAGCCATGCCTAGACAGACAAGGCAATCCGATGCCAGAGAGCGAGAGTGCCAAAGTGTATTCGCTCTCGCAAGACGCTGAGTACATCTACGCCTCCTTTATGCAGGATTATGGAATTGACCTGTTTGAGCAACAAGGAAAGATGCATTGGAACAAATTTAAGGCGCTGTTAAGTGGATTGCGTAACGATACCAAGTTTAAAGAAGTCGTCCAGATACGAACCTCCGATTTACCAAAAGGTAAAGGAACAGAGAAAGAGCGCCAACGCATGAGTGAATTGAAAAAAACTTACGAGTTGAAAGAAGAATAGATAAAATTACCAGATTGTATTGTAATAAGCGAATCATCCTTTATATAATATCCGTATATGAGTAAACGGAAGGATGATGAAGGATGGGATTTTTCCAACAGAGAATAACAGTTGGCGTAATAAAAGGTCAGCTCGGAGGCAAAAAAAAGAGTTTTATAAATATATTTATCGAGAAAGATCCAGGAGTAGTGAAAATTAGTAAGAGGTTATACTATTTCTTGGGTGTATCAGAAAAATCTTATGAAGAAGTAAGTGGAGCGAAAGCTTTAACAGGAGCCGCTGTGGGATTGCTATTTAGTCCGGTAGGTGCGTTGATTGGCGGAGCAATCGGTGCTAGAAAAAAAGAAAAAACACATTACACTTTAGCGTTTATGGACGCTGAAACAAAGAAAAAGGAAATAATTGAAGTGAAGCTACCTGATATATCAAATGGTTTTAAAAAACTTGAAATACATCCCGTAGCTAAGGAATTTCAAATTGAGGAAGATTCAAAAGACAAAGTAAGTGCGCCAGAGCAGATAAGAGAATTTAAGAAGTTATTAGATGAAAACATAATTACAGAAGACGAATTTAATAAGAAAAAGCTTGAGCTTCTAGGTTAAGAGAATCCTTTTTAAGGGTTCTTTTTTTATGCCCTTAGAAGGGAGGTTAATAAATGGCAGACGGTAAAGTCGTTATTGATATTATGCTGGACGACGGTAGCGTGGCGAAGGGTGTTGCGGATTTAGATGGTAAA from Shouchella hunanensis includes these protein-coding regions:
- a CDS encoding SHOCT domain-containing protein, which codes for MGFFQQRITVGVIKGQLGGKKKSFINIFIEKDPGVVKISKRLYYFLGVSEKSYEEVSGAKALTGAAVGLLFSPVGALIGGAIGARKKEKTHYTLAFMDAETKKKEIIEVKLPDISNGFKKLEIHPVAKEFQIEEDSKDKVSAPEQIREFKKLLDENIITEDEFNKKKLELLG
- a CDS encoding phage tail tube protein; its protein translation is MKPFKQRLEYNLQFFARQKNALTSYFVAPIPENGEEPEWMELARWISSVTDDSDEGTEDMGYYDGDGTPETDVMSVKEAYSFEGTYDHTDPAMRFVASLKRNIGQARKIMMKKVESHGDTAIGRATVANIVASGGEATEYGAFSCLISFDRKPEVTENEPETAGIEA
- a CDS encoding Gp15 family bacteriophage protein; protein product: MFSLAYSLTDEIEIGEQSYKLDMSFDNIIRLIDMIGDAELDDDIKVETGLEMLIGTSLELDLSTKSKVFHQIFEKAVAQKELKPCLDRQGNPMPESESAKVYSLSQDAEYIYASFMQDYGIDLFEQQGKMHWNKFKALLSGLRNDTKFKEVVQIRTSDLPKGKGTEKERQRMSELKKTYELKEE